A stretch of DNA from Nitrospira sp. KM1:
ACGCCGTCGAGACGGGAGTTCGTGGCGAGGCATTCCCAGGGCTTTCTCTATTACGTATCTCTTACCGGCATCACGGGCGCCAAACTGAAAAATCTCGATACGGTGGGCAGAAACGTCCAGAAGATCAGAAAAGTGTCGAAAACCCCCATCGCGGTCGGGTTCGGCATCGCGACACCGGACGATGCCGCAAACATGTCCTCCGTCGCTGACGGCGTCATCGTCGGCTCTGCGATTGTCAGACAAATCGCTGATCGCCTTCAGGATAGCGACCTGGTCGATCACGTCGCACAATTCGGGCGTTCACTCAAAACCGCCATGCGTTCACGAGCGGCAGTCGTCAGTTAAATCCATCCTACACGCCGGTACACAGTCCAGGATATGAGAAGCCTGCGCAGGCTACCGCTTGGGTTGCGGGGGCATGTACGCGATCATCTCGCGGGCGAGTTCCTTGGCAACGTCCTTGAGGTTGGGGCGGAAGAACATGTAGCTGCTTGACCGCTCGTGACGGGCTTTCCACACGGTCGTACCGGTCGTGGCATCCACCAGTCTCAAACTCAGACCGACGCGGCCCACGTTATCACCTTCCTTGCGCATATACTCCCATGAGTTCACACGCACAACAATGAAGGAATCGACGTTGAGGGCTTTTCCGAGCTTGATTGCCGATTCTTTATCAGACTGCCCGGTCATTTCGAGTCTCGAAAAATAAAAGACGAGGGAGTCGAAGGCTTCCTTCGAAGACTGAAACATATCGGTCACGCTTTCCGGTGACACGACGCGTTCAATCTTGATTGTGTTACGGAGGGCTCCGGACAGGACTTCCTGGATGTCTTCACGGGCGCTATCGTACTGACTGGCCATGGGAGGCAAGACGGCAACGGCCTGCGGATGAAAGACGTTCGCCCCGGGACCTTCCCAGGCCTCCTGTAAGCCGCCGCATCCCACAAGAATGAGGGGCAGAACACAGAGAACGTGATGAATGCTTCTCTTGACGCTCGTCAGCATGGACTCAGTATACCATTCATTCTTTTACTAGGTGGAAGCTAGAACGTCATTGAAATGGAACCTGACGCCAATGCTCCCTTCTCTCGGAAATCATATCCGCCGCCCAAATCAAGACGAAAGGCAAAAATCCGGAGACCAAGCCCGGCCGTAGGGGTGAATGGTGTCGTCGCATCCTGCATGTTCTTGAATGCCCCGACTCTGAAAGAGAGAAATTCGGTGAGGATCGTCTGTTCCGCGCCCAGACTCAACAACTGGCTTTTGACACCGGGAACCAAAGTCTTGTTGGACGTGGCATCGACGTCCATCGTCAAGGTTAACGACGAGTACGGGTTAATGGCCATACCGGCCCGCACCTGTGGATTTAAGCGGAGTTCACCGCCACCCGGCGCCTTGAAGGTGGGCTGGTTGATATCCTTCGCGACCGCCCCGAATCGCAACCATGAGGTTGGACGATAGATGGCACCAATGTCGACTCCGAGAGCCGTGGAGATCGTGGCCTGTCCAAAATAGTCGGTCAGCTTCAATTCTGTGCCGCCTTGAAGAGGCGCGTTTCCGCTATACGCCGCACCCTGCATAAGTTTTCCCGTCACCCCGAACGAAAACATTTTATCGGCGAAGGCATAGGCGTAGGACAACGCGACTTGCCGTACCTCCAGACCTTGGAGCGCCATCGCCCCGGAAATGTTATTGCCATTCACTTGTAC
This window harbors:
- the traF gene encoding conjugal transfer protein TraF, with the protein product MHLSTLTRVSALAIAILAPLSAGAVEFVSVGPRATGMGGAGVAVTTDALATYWNPAGLAMTQTVDIRLQAGAQAIDRLGIADAVRDLEDFNPNDSSQANQAKAQDIANRLNRPGANTSLNGSAGLYIKGHIGEHAFGINVSDVATGGSFISNPVQVNGNNISGAMALQGLEVRQVALSYAYAFADKMFSFGVTGKLMQGAAYSGNAPLQGGTELKLTDYFGQATISTALGVDIGAIYRPTSWLRFGAVAKDINQPTFKAPGGGELRLNPQVRAGMAINPYSSLTLTMDVDATSNKTLVPGVKSQLLSLGAEQTILTEFLSFRVGAFKNMQDATTPFTPTAGLGLRIFAFRLDLGGGYDFREKGALASGSISMTF